One Candidatus Korarchaeum sp. DNA segment encodes these proteins:
- a CDS encoding ParB N-terminal domain-containing protein, protein MRAVLLRISVLRVHEMTERERIKEIKGDILREGKLRRPILADGRTMIVIDGHHRLQALRELGCEFIPVVLVDYGSDDICVEAWRDDCSISKEDVIRVA, encoded by the coding sequence ATGAGGGCGGTCCTCCTCAGGATCAGCGTGCTCAGGGTCCATGAGATGACTGAAAGGGAGAGGATTAAGGAAATTAAGGGGGACATCCTGAGGGAGGGAAAGTTGAGGAGACCCATTCTAGCCGATGGGAGGACGATGATAGTGATAGACGGCCATCACAGACTCCAAGCGTTGAGAGAATTGGGATGCGAGTTCATTCCAGTAGTGCTAGTGGACTATGGATCGGATGATATATGCGTGGAAGCTTGGAGGGATGACTGCTCGATCTCGAAGGAGGATGTGATCAGGGTGGCCTGA
- a CDS encoding pyridoxal-phosphate dependent enzyme: MNPNPKVEIYAKLEGLNPGGSVKDRICLRMIEEAEKEGKLTRDKVILEPTSGDTEIGLAMIAAARGYRCLLVMPASVSLRRVLMLKAYGAEVILTPPERRTALHSRPSASTSGIRIPTSCPISSIIQLTRGPIMKPRGLRYGRTPMAG, encoded by the coding sequence TTGAACCCCAACCCCAAGGTCGAGATCTACGCTAAGCTGGAAGGTCTCAACCCGGGAGGCTCCGTAAAGGATAGGATCTGCTTGAGGATGATAGAGGAGGCTGAGAAGGAGGGCAAGCTCACTAGGGACAAGGTGATACTGGAGCCCACCTCGGGCGACACGGAGATCGGTCTGGCCATGATAGCTGCGGCTAGGGGTTACAGATGCCTGTTGGTGATGCCCGCTAGCGTCAGCCTGAGGAGGGTCCTCATGCTGAAGGCTTACGGTGCTGAAGTGATACTCACTCCCCCGGAGAGGCGGACGGCGCTACACTCGAGGCCAAGCGCATCTACGAGCGGGATCCGAATTCCTACTTCATGCCCGATCAGTTCGATAATCCAGCTAACCCGAGGGCCCATTATGAAACCACGGGGCCTGAGATATGGCAGGACACCGATGGCAGGGTAA